In one window of Pseudomonas chlororaphis subsp. chlororaphis DNA:
- a CDS encoding CoA pyrophosphatase, translated as MLDELLHRVSNHTPRPLETDRRFPEAAVLVPITRSDEPELVLTLRAKGLSTHGGEVAFPGGRRDPEDPDLVFTALREAEEEIGLPPGLVEVIGPLSPLISLHGIKVTPYVGVIPDYVEYLANDAEIAAVFSVPLEFFRQDPREHTHRIDYQGRSWYVPSYRFGEYKIWGLTAIMIVELINLLYDAQISLHQPPKSFINI; from the coding sequence ATGCTGGACGAGCTACTGCACCGGGTAAGCAACCATACGCCGCGACCGCTGGAGACGGATCGACGTTTCCCCGAGGCCGCCGTGCTGGTGCCCATTACCCGCAGTGACGAGCCTGAGCTGGTGCTGACCCTGCGCGCCAAAGGATTGTCCACCCACGGCGGCGAAGTGGCGTTCCCCGGCGGCCGCCGCGACCCGGAAGACCCCGACCTGGTTTTTACCGCCCTGCGCGAAGCCGAAGAGGAAATTGGTCTGCCTCCAGGGCTGGTGGAGGTGATCGGCCCTTTAAGCCCGCTGATTTCCCTGCACGGGATCAAGGTCACGCCCTATGTCGGGGTGATTCCCGATTACGTCGAGTACCTGGCCAATGACGCCGAGATCGCCGCGGTATTCAGCGTGCCGTTGGAGTTTTTCCGCCAGGACCCGCGCGAGCATACTCACCGCATCGATTATCAGGGCCGCAGCTGGTACGTGCCGAGCTACCGCTTCGGCGAGTACAAGATCTGGGGCCTGACGGCGATCATGATCGTCGAGCTGATCAACCTGCTGTATGACGCCCAGATCAGCCTGCACCAACCGCCCAAAAGCTTTATCAATATTTGA
- a CDS encoding L,D-transpeptidase family protein: protein MRWLLALFCYSVIAVSHASATDTLNGKVIEKVLVLKSAHQLQLINDGKPIKTYRISLGKRPKGPKLMEGDKRTPEGFYWLDWRKTSDRFNLAMHISYPNISDSARSRREGVEPGGMIMIHGTPDSEDYPEQYFHTLDWTDGCIAMRNVDMREVWGLVPDGTMIEIRP from the coding sequence ATGCGCTGGTTGCTCGCTCTTTTCTGCTACTCGGTTATCGCGGTCTCCCACGCCTCCGCGACGGATACCCTGAACGGCAAGGTCATCGAAAAAGTCCTGGTCCTCAAGTCGGCCCATCAGTTGCAACTGATCAACGACGGCAAACCCATCAAGACCTACCGCATTTCCCTGGGTAAACGACCCAAGGGGCCGAAGCTCATGGAAGGCGACAAGCGCACTCCGGAAGGCTTCTACTGGCTGGACTGGCGCAAGACCAGCGACCGCTTCAACCTGGCCATGCATATCTCCTACCCGAACATCAGCGATTCCGCCCGCTCGCGCCGCGAGGGCGTGGAGCCCGGCGGCATGATCATGATCCACGGCACTCCGGACAGCGAAGACTACCCGGAGCAGTACTTCCATACCCTGGACTGGACCGACGGCTGCATCGCCATGCGCAACGTCGACATGCGCGAAGTCTGGGGCCTGGTCCCGGACGGCACGATGATCGAAATCCGCCCCTGA
- a CDS encoding gamma carbonic anhydrase family protein encodes MKYRLGDARVETHPQSWVAPNATLVGKVKLEEGANVWFNAVLRGDNELILIGRNSNVQDGTVMHTDMGFPLTIGTGVTIGHNAMLHGCTVGDYSLIGINAVILNGAKIGKNCIIGANSLIGEGKEIPDGSLVMGSPGKVVRELTEQQKKMLEASAAHYVHNSQRYARDLAEQEQ; translated from the coding sequence ATGAAATACCGCCTGGGCGACGCCCGTGTCGAAACCCACCCGCAAAGCTGGGTCGCACCCAATGCCACGCTGGTGGGCAAGGTCAAGCTGGAGGAGGGGGCCAACGTCTGGTTCAACGCGGTGCTGCGTGGCGACAACGAGCTGATCCTGATCGGCAGGAACAGCAACGTGCAGGACGGCACGGTGATGCATACCGACATGGGCTTTCCGCTGACCATCGGCACCGGCGTGACCATTGGCCACAACGCCATGCTGCATGGCTGCACCGTCGGCGACTACAGCCTGATCGGCATCAACGCGGTGATTCTCAACGGCGCGAAGATCGGCAAGAACTGCATCATCGGCGCCAACTCGCTGATCGGCGAAGGCAAGGAGATCCCTGACGGTTCGCTGGTGATGGGCTCGCCGGGCAAGGTGGTCCGTGAACTGACCGAGCAGCAGAAGAAGATGCTCGAAGCCAGCGCCGCGCACTATGTGCATAATTCCCAGCGTTACGCCCGCGATCTGGCCGAGCAAGAACAATGA
- a CDS encoding VUT family protein, whose product MLFLIAYIGSVVLINYAFSTAPHLDIIWSAWGGLVFVLRDMVQTRFGHGALVAMLVALVLSYVTSDPAIALASATAFAVSECIDWLVFSITKRPLHDRLWISSALSIPLDTFIFFGLIDALTPGVILTALGSKFAGVTVVWLAMAWRLRKAACAS is encoded by the coding sequence ATGCTCTTCCTGATCGCCTATATCGGCAGTGTCGTACTGATCAACTACGCTTTTTCTACCGCTCCGCACCTGGACATCATCTGGTCGGCCTGGGGCGGGCTGGTGTTCGTCCTGCGGGACATGGTGCAGACCCGCTTCGGCCATGGCGCGCTCGTCGCCATGCTGGTGGCGCTGGTGCTGTCCTACGTGACCTCCGACCCGGCCATCGCCCTGGCCAGCGCCACGGCGTTCGCGGTCTCCGAGTGCATCGACTGGCTGGTGTTCAGTATCACCAAGCGCCCGCTGCACGACCGCCTGTGGATAAGTTCGGCGTTGAGCATTCCCTTGGACACCTTTATCTTTTTCGGCCTGATCGATGCATTGACCCCGGGCGTGATCCTCACGGCGCTGGGGTCGAAGTTCGCCGGCGTGACCGTGGTCTGGCTGGCCATGGCCTGGCGTTTGCGCAAGGCGGCGTGCGCCAGCTGA
- a CDS encoding NUDIX hydrolase, with translation MKFCSQCGHPVTQRIPEGDSRLRFVCDNCQTIHYQNPNIVAGCLPTWGTQVLLCRRAIEPRRGYWTLPAGFMENGETVEQAAIRETFEEACARVRNLSIYTLIDVPHISQVHVFFRAELADLDFAAGTESLEVRLFEEADIPWSELAFRTVGRTLECFFADRRNEDYPVRSESIPPLAQPALT, from the coding sequence ATGAAATTCTGCAGCCAGTGCGGTCACCCGGTCACCCAGCGCATTCCCGAAGGCGATTCGCGCCTGCGTTTTGTCTGCGACAACTGCCAGACCATCCATTACCAGAACCCGAACATAGTCGCCGGGTGCCTGCCTACCTGGGGTACCCAGGTGCTGCTGTGCCGGCGCGCGATCGAGCCGCGTCGTGGCTACTGGACGCTGCCGGCCGGATTCATGGAGAACGGCGAGACCGTCGAACAGGCGGCGATTCGCGAGACGTTCGAGGAAGCCTGCGCCCGGGTCCGCAACCTGAGCATCTATACCCTGATCGACGTCCCGCACATCAGCCAGGTGCATGTCTTCTTCCGCGCCGAACTGGCGGACCTGGATTTCGCCGCCGGCACAGAGAGCCTAGAAGTCCGGCTTTTCGAAGAAGCCGACATTCCCTGGTCCGAGCTGGCTTTTCGCACGGTCGGGCGTACCTTAGAATGTTTCTTCGCTGACCGGCGAAACGAGGACTACCCCGTGCGTTCCGAGTCCATTCCGCCCCTGGCTCAGCCTGCCCTCACTTAA
- a CDS encoding DUF1289 domain-containing protein gives MTKPEKPVRSPCVSICALDDDDICTGCQRTVSEITRWSRMDNAERREVLALCHERAKSSGVLWMIGTQSG, from the coding sequence ATGACCAAACCCGAAAAACCCGTCCGTTCGCCCTGCGTGAGCATTTGCGCGCTGGACGATGACGATATCTGCACCGGTTGCCAGCGCACGGTGAGCGAGATCACCCGCTGGAGCCGCATGGACAACGCCGAGCGCCGCGAGGTGCTGGCGCTGTGTCATGAGCGCGCCAAGTCCAGCGGGGTGCTGTGGATGATCGGCACCCAGTCCGGCTAG